A stretch of Homo sapiens chromosome 12, GRCh38.p14 Primary Assembly DNA encodes these proteins:
- the SMUG1 gene encoding single-strand selective monofunctional uracil DNA glycosylase isoform 2 (isoform 2 is encoded by transcript variant 6): MPQAFLLGSIHEPAGALMEPQPCPGSLAESFLEEELRLNAELSQLQFSEPVGIIYNPVEYAWEPHRNYVTRYCQGPKEVLFLGMNPGPFGMAQTGVPFGEVSMVRDWLGIVGPVLTPPQEHPKRPVLGLECPQSEGPRQSMGHEIKSELLMGGCSWIRGKIQCDRVQVRRPGFSSQL; encoded by the exons CTGGGGTCCATCCATGAGCCTGCAGGTGCCCTCATggagccccagccctgccctggaaGCTTGGCTgagagcttcctggaggaggagcttCGGCTCAATGCTGAGCTGAGCCAGCTGCAGTTTTCGGAGCCTGTGGGCATCATCTACAATCCCGTGGAGTATGCATGGGAGCCACATCGCAACTACGTGACTCGCTACTGCCAGGGCCCCAAGGAAGTACTCTTCCTGGGCATGAACCCTGGACCTTTTGGCATGGCCCAGACTGGG GTGCCCTTTGGGGAAGTAAGCATGGTCCGGGACTGGTTGGGCATTGTGGGGCCTGTGCTGACCCCTCCCCAAGAGCATCCTAAACGACCAGTGCTGGGACTGGAGTGCCCACAGTCAGAA GGACCAAGACAAAGCATGGGACATGAAATTAAGAGTGAACTTCTTATGGGAGGCTGCAGCTGGATCAGAGGAAAAATCCAGTGTGACAGAGTGCAAGTCAGAAGACCTGGCTTTTCATCCCAGCTTTGA
- the SMUG1 gene encoding single-strand selective monofunctional uracil DNA glycosylase isoform 3 (isoform 3 is encoded by transcript variant 28), whose protein sequence is MPQAFLLGSIHEPAGALMEPQPCPGSLAESFLEEELRLNAELSQLQFSEPVGIIYNPVEYAWEPHRNYVTRYCQGPKEVLFLGMNPGPFGMAQTGVPFGEVSMVRDWLGIVGPVLTPPQEHPKRPVLGLECPQSEVSGARFWGFFRNLCGQPEVFFHHCFVHNLCPLLFLAPSGRNLTPAELPAKQREQLLGICDAALCRQGPRQSMGHEIKSELLMGGCSWIRGKIQCDRVQVRRPGFSSQL, encoded by the exons CTGGGGTCCATCCATGAGCCTGCAGGTGCCCTCATggagccccagccctgccctggaaGCTTGGCTgagagcttcctggaggaggagcttCGGCTCAATGCTGAGCTGAGCCAGCTGCAGTTTTCGGAGCCTGTGGGCATCATCTACAATCCCGTGGAGTATGCATGGGAGCCACATCGCAACTACGTGACTCGCTACTGCCAGGGCCCCAAGGAAGTACTCTTCCTGGGCATGAACCCTGGACCTTTTGGCATGGCCCAGACTGGG GTGCCCTTTGGGGAAGTAAGCATGGTCCGGGACTGGTTGGGCATTGTGGGGCCTGTGCTGACCCCTCCCCAAGAGCATCCTAAACGACCAGTGCTGGGACTGGAGTGCCCACAGTCAGAAGTGAGTGGTGCCCGATTCTGGGGCTTTTTCCGGAACCTCTGTGGACAGCCTGAGGTCTTCTTCCATCACTGTTTTGTCCACAATCTATGCCCTCTGCTTTTCCTGGCTCCCAGCGGGCGCAACCTTACTCCTGCTGAGCTGCCTGCCAAGCAGCGAGAACAGCTTCTTGGGATCTGTGATGCAGCCCTCTGCCGGCAG GGACCAAGACAAAGCATGGGACATGAAATTAAGAGTGAACTTCTTATGGGAGGCTGCAGCTGGATCAGAGGAAAAATCCAGTGTGACAGAGTGCAAGTCAGAAGACCTGGCTTTTCATCCCAGCTTTGA
- the SMUG1 gene encoding single-strand selective monofunctional uracil DNA glycosylase isoform X1 — protein sequence MPQAFLLGSIHEPAGALMEPQPCPGSLAESFLEEELRLNAELSQLQFSEPVGIIYNPVEYAWEPHRNYVTRYCQGPKEVLFLGMNPGPFGMAQTGVPFGEVSMVRDWLGIVGPVLTPPQEHPKRPVLGLECPQSEVSGARFWGFFRNLCGQPEVFFHHCFVHNLCPLLFLAPSGRNLTPAELPAKQREQLLGICDAALCRQVQLLGVRLVVGVGRLAEQRARRALAGLMPEVQVEGLLHPSPRNPQANKGWEAVAKERLNELGLLPLLLK from the exons CTGGGGTCCATCCATGAGCCTGCAGGTGCCCTCATggagccccagccctgccctggaaGCTTGGCTgagagcttcctggaggaggagcttCGGCTCAATGCTGAGCTGAGCCAGCTGCAGTTTTCGGAGCCTGTGGGCATCATCTACAATCCCGTGGAGTATGCATGGGAGCCACATCGCAACTACGTGACTCGCTACTGCCAGGGCCCCAAGGAAGTACTCTTCCTGGGCATGAACCCTGGACCTTTTGGCATGGCCCAGACTGGG GTGCCCTTTGGGGAAGTAAGCATGGTCCGGGACTGGTTGGGCATTGTGGGGCCTGTGCTGACCCCTCCCCAAGAGCATCCTAAACGACCAGTGCTGGGACTGGAGTGCCCACAGTCAGAAGTGAGTGGTGCCCGATTCTGGGGCTTTTTCCGGAACCTCTGTGGACAGCCTGAGGTCTTCTTCCATCACTGTTTTGTCCACAATCTATGCCCTCTGCTTTTCCTGGCTCCCAGCGGGCGCAACCTTACTCCTGCTGAGCTGCCTGCCAAGCAGCGAGAACAGCTTCTTGGGATCTGTGATGCAGCCCTCTGCCGGCAGGTGCAGCTGCTGGGGGTGCGGCTGGTGGTGGGAGTTGGGCGACTGGCAGAGCAGCGGGCACGACGGGCTCTGGCAGGCCTGATGCCAGAGGTCCAGGTGGAAGGGCTCCTGCATCCCTCTCCCCGTAACCCACAGGCCAACAAGGGCTGGGAGGCAGTGGCCAAGGAAAGATTGAATGAGCTGGGGCTGCTGCCACTGCTGTTGAAATGA
- the SMUG1 gene encoding single-strand selective monofunctional uracil DNA glycosylase isoform 4 (isoform 4 is encoded by transcript variant 29), translating into MVRDWLGIVGPVLTPPQEHPKRPVLGLECPQSEVSGARFWGFFRNLCGQPEVFFHHCFVHNLCPLLFLAPSGRNLTPAELPAKQREQLLGICDAALCRQVQLLGVRLVVGVGRLAEQRARRALAGLMPEVQVEGLLHPSPRNPQANKGWEAVAKERLNELGLLPLLLK; encoded by the coding sequence ATGGTCCGGGACTGGTTGGGCATTGTGGGGCCTGTGCTGACCCCTCCCCAAGAGCATCCTAAACGACCAGTGCTGGGACTGGAGTGCCCACAGTCAGAAGTGAGTGGTGCCCGATTCTGGGGCTTTTTCCGGAACCTCTGTGGACAGCCTGAGGTCTTCTTCCATCACTGTTTTGTCCACAATCTATGCCCTCTGCTTTTCCTGGCTCCCAGCGGGCGCAACCTTACTCCTGCTGAGCTGCCTGCCAAGCAGCGAGAACAGCTTCTTGGGATCTGTGATGCAGCCCTCTGCCGGCAGGTGCAGCTGCTGGGGGTGCGGCTGGTGGTGGGAGTTGGGCGACTGGCAGAGCAGCGGGCACGACGGGCTCTGGCAGGCCTGATGCCAGAGGTCCAGGTGGAAGGGCTCCTGCATCCCTCTCCCCGTAACCCACAGGCCAACAAGGGCTGGGAGGCAGTGGCCAAGGAAAGATTGAATGAGCTGGGGCTGCTGCCACTGCTGTTGAAATGA
- the SMUG1 gene encoding single-strand selective monofunctional uracil DNA glycosylase isoform 5 (isoform 5 is encoded by transcript variant 31) gives MPQAFLLGSIHEPAGALMEPQPCPGSLAESFLEEELRLNAELSQLQFSEPVGIIYNPVEYAWEPHRNYVTRYCQGPKEVLFLGMNPGPFGMAQTGVPFGEVSMVRDWLGIVGPVLTPPQEHPKRPVLGLECPQSEANKGWEAVAKERLNELGLLPLLLK, from the exons CTGGGGTCCATCCATGAGCCTGCAGGTGCCCTCATggagccccagccctgccctggaaGCTTGGCTgagagcttcctggaggaggagcttCGGCTCAATGCTGAGCTGAGCCAGCTGCAGTTTTCGGAGCCTGTGGGCATCATCTACAATCCCGTGGAGTATGCATGGGAGCCACATCGCAACTACGTGACTCGCTACTGCCAGGGCCCCAAGGAAGTACTCTTCCTGGGCATGAACCCTGGACCTTTTGGCATGGCCCAGACTGGG GTGCCCTTTGGGGAAGTAAGCATGGTCCGGGACTGGTTGGGCATTGTGGGGCCTGTGCTGACCCCTCCCCAAGAGCATCCTAAACGACCAGTGCTGGGACTGGAGTGCCCACAGTCAGAA GCCAACAAGGGCTGGGAGGCAGTGGCCAAGGAAAGATTGAATGAGCTGGGGCTGCTGCCACTGCTGTTGAAATGA